The following proteins come from a genomic window of Gemmatimonadota bacterium:
- a CDS encoding amidohydrolase family protein produces the protein MIDAHLHLTHNGRSAEETITHIEAIGAEKAVMLPIEDGDDEFGWMTEDIVKAHRDYPDTIIPFCHVDVTREDAVTELEKRAASGIFKGYGEQKQHLRLDDPRLEKVLAICNELNWPVTWHFQEGARGYNQGIEHLEVLLKKFSNIKFIGHAQSWWAHISADVPAPEETLYPTGAVKPGGLIDRLLADYPNIFADLSAGSGLGGLTRDEDFTAGFLARHGKKLMFATDCPCRDGKGAGLSRGACFAQLSLPFLKRMLAPNALEDILHNNAVMILNL, from the coding sequence ATGATCGACGCGCATTTACATCTCACGCACAACGGCAGATCGGCTGAAGAAACCATCACACATATCGAAGCCATCGGCGCGGAAAAAGCCGTCATGCTACCCATTGAAGATGGCGACGACGAGTTTGGCTGGATGACCGAAGACATAGTAAAGGCACATCGGGATTATCCGGACACCATCATACCCTTCTGCCATGTAGATGTCACGCGGGAAGACGCCGTGACCGAACTGGAAAAACGCGCCGCCAGCGGCATTTTTAAGGGCTATGGCGAACAAAAACAGCACCTGCGACTGGACGATCCGCGACTGGAAAAAGTACTGGCAATCTGCAATGAGTTGAACTGGCCCGTAACATGGCATTTCCAGGAAGGCGCGCGAGGATATAACCAGGGGATTGAACACCTCGAAGTACTACTAAAAAAATTCTCCAATATTAAATTCATCGGCCATGCCCAATCGTGGTGGGCGCATATCAGCGCCGACGTACCCGCCCCCGAAGAGACCCTGTATCCCACGGGCGCGGTCAAACCCGGCGGCTTAATAGATCGGCTATTGGCAGACTATCCCAATATATTTGCCGATTTATCTGCGGGTTCGGGTCTGGGCGGACTGACGCGGGACGAGGACTTTACTGCGGGATTCCTGGCGCGGCATGGCAAAAAATTGATGTTTGCCACAGACTGTCCATGCAGAGATGGCAAAGGTGCAGGCCTCTCCCGCGGCGCGTGTTTCGCGCAATTGAGTCTCCCATTCCTCAAACGCATGCTCGCCCCCAACGCACTGGAAGATATTTTGCACAACAATGCAGTGATGATTTTAAATCTGTGA